The Oncorhynchus tshawytscha isolate Ot180627B linkage group LG12, Otsh_v2.0, whole genome shotgun sequence genome includes a window with the following:
- the LOC112235771 gene encoding trace amine-associated receptor 13c-like, protein MPDLLANLSVPWGTQAIVSPNLTAAALVVPGSDKTLAPFCTFCCCGLLNRTLAVVFMVSLAFAIVVGNVVTLTVFMQTRQVRTPQGYLKVSLAIADMMVGVLVVPFSVYTEISLMVTSSPPVWYQGGTDPSMGGLVGPWQPCMLIGPVFAGCTFVSISTIFLMTVERCVAILWPLHKDHLVTRRRTLFLILFSWAGSFLLALAPLILSNNFTLEYSECSRMCNYVPLWDGVTLPSDANILLLFPVFDFTLLGGTLVFNILSFTSIRHYTRKRKLMSEGNVGVEGGGGGCQHRPSFSDIKAAKTISILTFAFTASFTPIAVFVLGNVVGFTWCNFSFVAFWILTGNSCCNVIIYSVRDQRFKKGVTLLFQREHSPSHGEKGGATPPPPTL, encoded by the exons ATGCCTGACCTCCTGGCCAACCTGAGTGTTCCATGGGGCACACAGGCGATTGTGAGCCCCAACCTGACAGCAGCTGCCCTGGTTGTGCCGGGGTCAGACAAGACTCTGGCCCCCTTCTGCACCTTCTGCTGCTGTGGCCTGCTGAACCGTACCCTGGCTGTGGTGTTTATGGTCAGTCTGGCCTTCGCCATAGTGGTGGGCAACGTGGTCACGCTCACCGTCTTCATGCAGACAAGACAGGTCCGTACACCACAGGGATACCTCAAAG TCTCTCTGGCCATAGCGGACATGATGGTTGGAGTGCTGGTGGTTCCTTTCTCTGTCTACACTGAGATCTCTCTGATGGTGACCAGTTCCCCTCCTGTCTGGTACCAGGGGGGCACTGACCCCTCCATGGGGGGCCTGGTGGGCCCCTGGCAGCCCTGCATGCTGATTGGTCCAGTCTTCGCCGGCTGTACATTTGTCTCCATCAGTACTATTTTCCTGATGACGGTAGAGCGCTGTGTAGCCATCTTATGGCCACTTCATAAGGACCACCTGGTGACACGGAGACGTACCCTGtttctcatcctcttctcctggGCAGGCAGTTTCCTCCTGGCCCTGGCCCCCCTCATCCTCAGTAACAACTTCACACTGGAGTACAGTGAGTGCAGCCGGATGTGTAACTACGTCCCCCTGTGGGATGGAGTCACGCTGCCCTCTGACGCCAACATCCTCCTGCTGTTCCCTGTGTTTGACTTCACGCTGCTGGGCGGCACCCTGGTATTCAACATCCTGTCCTTCACCAGCATTCGCCACTACACACGCAAACGTAAGCTCATGTCAGAGGGGAATGTAGGGGTCGAGGGAGGGGGAGGCGGCTGCCAACATAGACCCTCCTTCTCTGACATCAAGGCTGCCAAGACAATCAGCATTCTGACGTTTGCCTTCACGGCTTCCTTCACCCCCATCGCTGTGTTTGTGCTGGGCAACGTGGTGGGCTTCACCTGGTGCAACTTCTCCTTTGTAGCCTTCTGGATCCTGACTGGGAACAGCTGCTGTAATGTGATAATATACAGCGTGAGAGACCAGCGCTTCAAGAAAGGAGTGACTCTGCTTTTTCAGAGGGAGCACTCACCTTCCCATGGGGAGAAAGGCGGAGCTACACCACCCCCACCTACCTTGTGA